In Polynucleobacter ibericus, a genomic segment contains:
- a CDS encoding xanthine dehydrogenase family protein molybdopterin-binding subunit, which translates to MTTNTNTSRRHFVIGSSAIATGLAIGFDLSVMSTAHAAMGTGTTSMTPLATPEIGVWVVVKPNDDVVVRIVRSEMGQGTITGLAQMVAEELQCDWKKVSYDYPSPGENLKRNKVWGSYSTGGSRGIRTSEQYVRKGGAAARMMLVQAAANQWNVPVAECVAQDSVITHTPSGKKTTFGKVSVAASKLEAPKEVPLKDPKDWKLIGKSVNRIDGTADKVTGKQIYAIDLKMPGMLVATINQSPVFGGKVKSYDATKAQGMKGVKKVVQVGDSAVAVIAETFWQAKAALDQVSVIWDNGANGDVSSASIKKMLEEGLNATDTFVLNSNGDVKAAMSGASKTLEATYFYPFLNHATLEPQTATAKWTADSCEAWVPTQDGEASLAAVIAASGLPADKCNVYKVNLGGGFGRRGAFQDYTTQAVNIAKQMPGTPIKLIWSRSEDMTQGRYHPVMMCKMSAAIDDKKNVTAVNMRLSGQSILAAVRPAVVEANKGKDPLVSQGLDTTGEHGITYSFPSLNIDHAMRNTHVPPGFWRGVNVNQNAIFFETFMDEMAEATGVDAVEFRRKHMEKFPRAIAVLNAVADGIGWTKPAAPGVFRGVAQMRSFGSYVAAACELSVKNGNEVEIHRIVAATDPGYVVNPAQVARQVSGSFVYGLSALFEEEITIEKGAVVQKNFDTFNSIRLSQMPKVETIVIQGGGKDWGGVGEPTIAVAAPAVLNAFYRATGKRLRTVPLKNSGIKLV; encoded by the coding sequence ATGACTACAAATACAAACACTTCCCGCCGCCACTTTGTTATTGGCTCTAGCGCCATTGCTACAGGTTTAGCGATTGGCTTTGATCTTTCTGTGATGTCCACTGCACATGCTGCAATGGGTACAGGCACTACTTCAATGACACCATTAGCTACTCCAGAGATTGGTGTGTGGGTAGTAGTCAAGCCAAATGATGACGTTGTTGTAAGGATCGTGCGCTCCGAAATGGGCCAAGGAACAATCACTGGTTTGGCTCAGATGGTTGCAGAAGAATTGCAATGCGATTGGAAAAAAGTTTCTTATGACTATCCATCACCTGGTGAGAATTTAAAGCGCAATAAAGTGTGGGGTAGTTATTCCACAGGTGGTAGCCGTGGTATTCGTACATCAGAACAGTATGTACGTAAAGGCGGTGCTGCTGCACGCATGATGCTCGTTCAAGCTGCGGCCAATCAATGGAATGTTCCTGTTGCAGAGTGCGTCGCACAAGACAGTGTTATTACACACACACCATCAGGCAAGAAAACTACTTTCGGTAAAGTCTCTGTAGCAGCATCAAAGCTAGAGGCGCCTAAAGAAGTGCCGCTCAAGGATCCAAAAGACTGGAAGCTAATTGGTAAGTCAGTTAATCGTATCGATGGCACGGCAGACAAGGTCACTGGCAAACAAATCTATGCAATTGACTTAAAGATGCCAGGCATGTTGGTCGCAACCATTAACCAATCTCCAGTATTTGGTGGCAAGGTCAAGAGTTATGACGCCACTAAAGCACAGGGCATGAAGGGCGTGAAAAAAGTAGTTCAGGTCGGTGACTCTGCTGTGGCAGTGATCGCCGAGACTTTCTGGCAAGCAAAAGCCGCCTTGGATCAAGTGAGTGTTATCTGGGATAACGGTGCCAATGGTGATGTCTCTAGCGCCTCTATCAAGAAGATGCTGGAAGAGGGTCTTAACGCCACCGATACATTTGTGCTCAACTCCAATGGTGATGTAAAGGCGGCGATGTCTGGTGCTTCCAAGACATTAGAGGCCACCTATTTCTATCCCTTCTTAAATCATGCAACTTTAGAGCCACAAACAGCCACCGCGAAGTGGACTGCCGACTCTTGTGAAGCATGGGTTCCAACGCAAGACGGCGAAGCCTCCTTAGCGGCAGTGATTGCCGCTTCCGGGCTTCCTGCTGATAAATGCAATGTGTATAAGGTGAATTTGGGTGGCGGCTTTGGTCGTCGCGGCGCTTTCCAGGACTACACCACACAAGCCGTAAATATTGCCAAGCAAATGCCAGGTACTCCAATTAAGTTGATTTGGAGTCGCTCAGAGGATATGACGCAAGGTCGCTATCACCCCGTGATGATGTGCAAAATGTCTGCTGCCATTGATGATAAAAAGAATGTCACAGCTGTCAACATGCGCTTATCAGGCCAATCAATTTTGGCAGCCGTTCGTCCAGCAGTGGTGGAGGCTAATAAAGGTAAGGATCCTCTTGTATCCCAAGGTCTTGATACAACAGGTGAGCATGGCATCACCTATAGCTTCCCAAGTCTGAATATTGATCACGCAATGCGCAACACCCATGTGCCGCCAGGTTTTTGGCGTGGCGTGAATGTGAATCAAAATGCGATCTTCTTCGAAACCTTTATGGATGAGATGGCTGAGGCTACTGGCGTTGATGCGGTGGAGTTCCGTCGTAAGCATATGGAAAAGTTTCCTCGTGCCATAGCTGTTCTGAATGCAGTTGCCGATGGTATTGGTTGGACTAAGCCGGCAGCTCCAGGCGTGTTCCGTGGCGTAGCGCAAATGCGTTCTTTCGGTAGCTATGTTGCTGCAGCTTGTGAGCTCTCTGTGAAAAATGGTAACGAAGTGGAGATTCATCGCATTGTTGCCGCTACCGATCCGGGCTATGTCGTGAATCCTGCGCAAGTTGCTCGTCAGGTTTCCGGCTCTTTTGTTTACGGCTTATCGGCATTATTTGAGGAAGAGATTACGATCGAAAAAGGTGCCGTTGTTCAAAAGAACTTCGATACTTTTAATTCGATTCGACTCTCTCAAATGCCTAAAGTTGAAACTATCGTGATTCAAGGCGGTGGCAAAGACTGGGGTGGCGTTGGCGAACCAACGATTGCAGTAGCTGCTCCGGCGGTTCTCAATGCGTTTTATCGTGCAACTGGTAAACGTCTGCGTACAGTGCCTCTCAAAAACAGCGGCATTAAGTTGGTCTAA
- a CDS encoding (2Fe-2S)-binding protein translates to MAELTVNGKKYKLDVDPETPLLWVIREQVGLTGTKYGCGIGACGACTVLFEGQAIRSCSLPVSAAEGKKIETIESLEKNGQLSKVQKAWVENQVPQCGYCQSGMVMATTALLRNTPKPTDAQIDAAITNICRCGTFQEVRAAIHAVSKA, encoded by the coding sequence ATGGCTGAGTTAACCGTTAACGGTAAGAAATACAAATTGGATGTGGATCCAGAAACCCCATTGCTTTGGGTCATTCGTGAACAAGTTGGGTTGACTGGTACCAAATATGGTTGCGGTATTGGTGCATGTGGTGCTTGCACAGTATTGTTTGAAGGCCAAGCCATTCGTAGTTGCTCTTTACCAGTATCTGCTGCTGAAGGTAAAAAGATTGAGACCATTGAAAGTTTGGAAAAGAATGGTCAGCTCTCTAAGGTGCAAAAGGCATGGGTTGAAAATCAAGTCCCTCAATGTGGTTACTGCCAGTCTGGCATGGTGATGGCAACAACTGCTTTATTGCGTAATACGCCCAAGCCTACGGATGCTCAGATTGATGCAGCCATTACTAATATCTGCCGTTGCGGCACCTTCCAAGAAGTACGCGCAGCTATCCATGCTGTAAGCAAAGCTTAA
- a CDS encoding CidA/LrgA family protein: MIFGLVQILLFQSLGELVSKFLLPTLPGPVIGLVLLVLWLVLRKGINSELAMVADGFSQYLGLLFVPAAVGVVLFLPQLQANALAIISALIGSVILTISSTALTARFLSKKESHE; the protein is encoded by the coding sequence ATGATTTTTGGACTCGTACAAATCCTCCTCTTTCAAAGCCTCGGTGAGCTTGTTTCTAAATTCCTCCTACCAACTTTGCCTGGCCCGGTCATTGGCTTAGTCCTGTTGGTGCTGTGGCTGGTGTTGCGCAAAGGAATTAATAGTGAGCTAGCCATGGTGGCCGATGGGTTTAGCCAGTACCTTGGCCTGCTTTTTGTGCCGGCAGCAGTTGGAGTGGTGCTTTTTTTACCTCAATTACAAGCCAATGCCCTGGCCATCATCAGCGCACTGATTGGTAGCGTCATTCTCACCATCTCCTCAACTGCTCTAACCGCACGTTTTCTGAGCAAGAAAGAATCTCATGAGTGA